A genomic region of Oceaniferula marina contains the following coding sequences:
- a CDS encoding NAD(P)-dependent oxidoreductase, with product MQQSIAVLGLGIIGSRSADQLKQSGFTVHTWNRTPQHRPDSCAEAQDAVKGSDFVALYLKDGIAVREVFESIRPSLTADQTLLNHSTIDLETTHWLAEQCQTIGCSFLDCPFTGSKMAAAQGALVYYVGGDPDVLENSRQTLEATSKEIKFLGPVGSATVVKIATNLISASTVQALSEALAITNAYGISPDTLTDAVASNACGSVLAAMKLPSMAAGDFAPHFSMENMLKDSKFAIQLAENKGINTPGIKTTSQAMENACKKGNAQLDFSALFKAYPEA from the coding sequence ATGCAACAAAGCATCGCCGTTCTCGGCCTCGGAATCATCGGCTCCCGCAGCGCAGACCAACTCAAGCAATCCGGATTTACTGTCCATACTTGGAACCGGACCCCTCAACATCGCCCAGACTCCTGCGCCGAGGCCCAGGATGCGGTAAAGGGCTCCGATTTCGTTGCCCTCTACCTCAAGGACGGCATCGCCGTCAGAGAGGTCTTCGAATCCATTCGCCCTTCTCTCACGGCAGACCAAACGCTGCTCAACCACTCCACCATCGATCTCGAAACCACCCACTGGCTCGCCGAACAATGCCAAACAATCGGCTGCAGCTTTCTCGACTGTCCATTCACTGGAAGCAAAATGGCGGCAGCCCAAGGGGCTCTGGTCTACTACGTGGGCGGAGATCCTGACGTTTTGGAAAACTCACGCCAAACGCTCGAAGCCACCAGCAAAGAAATCAAATTCCTCGGGCCCGTTGGCAGTGCCACCGTGGTCAAAATCGCAACCAACCTGATCTCGGCATCCACCGTCCAGGCACTCTCGGAAGCGCTGGCCATCACCAATGCCTACGGCATTTCCCCTGACACTCTGACCGATGCCGTTGCCTCCAATGCCTGCGGCTCCGTCCTTGCTGCGATGAAACTCCCGAGCATGGCCGCTGGTGATTTCGCCCCTCATTTCTCCATGGAAAACATGCTCAAGGATAGCAAGTTCGCCATCCAACTCGCTGAAAACAAAGGGATTAACACCCCGGGAATCAAAACCACCTCGCAGGCGATGGAAAATGCATGCAAAAAAGGCAACGCGCAACTTGACTTCTCAGCTCTCTTCAAGGCATATCCAGAAGCGTAA
- a CDS encoding Na/Pi cotransporter family protein, with protein sequence MNLLLASSDSAFLGGLTTILSILGSLGVFLYGMKVMSEGVQSVAGDKMRVAMATMTKNRFSGMLTGLGTTALIQSSSATTVLVVSFVNAGLLTLVESIGVIMGANLGTTVTAWIIAVVGKFSIAKVALPIIGVGLPLFFVGRSKIKSFGEVLIGFGLLFFGLGLLKKSVPDVKGALKSGETGTVETIQWLIETINNTGFGSVVLFMIAGVILTLVVQSSSAAMAITITCATQGWLGDLNTTEGTMMAFQNSAAIVLGENIGTTVTAWLASIGTGVNAKRAARAHFLFNVIGVIWMLALFKIFTPLVWEIADMLPDSLKEVKKLDDSLAEGTSAVAFANASKVAFSTAIFHTMFNLANIFMLIWFVPQISNVVQKWVKEKKTDEAAPRLRYISQNLVDLGELNIAEAETAIRRMSNLCVHMFKGFVDVLDHPKDDMSAEVTALKKIEDESDLMMQDITEYLVRCSSRDIGNANAHKIAGMLRITQELEEGIDCIYRLVKLNERRYKKGRTFSKEQTDTIREFAGNTQRFIEFTDKRLLSQISDEDMNRAEAMEDTSDTMRKKFNKNAMNRMASGDVRLEMINIDINNHFESIANHTLNIVQASHSMHEA encoded by the coding sequence ATGAATCTATTGCTTGCCTCATCTGACTCCGCATTTCTCGGAGGCCTGACCACCATTCTCAGCATTCTCGGTTCTCTCGGTGTTTTCCTCTACGGAATGAAAGTCATGTCGGAAGGCGTGCAATCCGTCGCAGGTGACAAAATGCGTGTCGCGATGGCGACGATGACCAAAAACCGCTTCAGCGGGATGCTCACCGGACTGGGGACCACCGCCCTGATTCAATCGTCCTCGGCAACCACGGTGCTGGTTGTCAGTTTCGTGAATGCCGGACTCCTCACCCTGGTGGAATCCATCGGCGTCATCATGGGCGCCAACCTCGGAACCACGGTCACAGCGTGGATCATTGCCGTCGTCGGTAAATTCAGCATTGCCAAAGTAGCACTGCCCATCATCGGAGTCGGCCTGCCGCTATTCTTCGTAGGACGCAGCAAAATCAAAAGCTTTGGCGAGGTCTTGATTGGTTTTGGTCTTCTCTTCTTTGGTCTTGGACTACTCAAAAAATCCGTCCCGGACGTTAAAGGAGCCCTCAAATCAGGAGAAACGGGTACCGTGGAAACCATCCAGTGGTTGATTGAAACCATCAACAATACCGGTTTTGGCTCGGTGGTTCTGTTCATGATTGCCGGTGTCATTCTCACGCTGGTGGTCCAATCCTCTTCTGCCGCCATGGCTATCACCATCACCTGCGCCACCCAGGGCTGGCTTGGAGATCTCAACACCACCGAGGGAACCATGATGGCGTTCCAGAACTCAGCCGCCATCGTTCTCGGAGAAAACATCGGAACCACCGTCACCGCTTGGCTGGCATCCATCGGGACCGGAGTAAATGCCAAACGGGCCGCTCGAGCCCACTTCCTCTTTAACGTGATCGGTGTGATCTGGATGCTCGCCTTATTCAAGATTTTCACCCCGCTGGTCTGGGAAATTGCCGACATGCTGCCAGACAGCTTGAAGGAAGTGAAAAAACTCGACGATTCACTCGCCGAGGGAACCTCGGCCGTTGCTTTTGCCAACGCCTCGAAGGTGGCATTCTCAACCGCCATTTTCCACACCATGTTCAACTTGGCGAACATCTTCATGCTGATCTGGTTCGTCCCTCAAATCTCGAACGTCGTCCAAAAATGGGTGAAGGAGAAAAAGACGGATGAAGCAGCCCCTCGCCTGCGCTACATTTCCCAAAACCTTGTCGACCTCGGTGAACTCAACATCGCCGAAGCCGAAACCGCCATCCGTAGGATGTCCAACCTCTGCGTGCATATGTTCAAAGGCTTCGTCGATGTGCTCGACCACCCGAAAGATGACATGTCCGCCGAAGTGACAGCCTTGAAAAAAATCGAGGACGAATCCGACCTCATGATGCAGGATATCACCGAATACCTGGTCCGCTGCTCATCCCGCGACATCGGTAATGCCAATGCTCACAAGATTGCCGGCATGCTGCGCATTACCCAGGAGCTGGAGGAAGGCATCGATTGCATCTACCGACTGGTGAAACTCAACGAGCGTCGCTACAAAAAGGGAAGAACCTTTTCCAAGGAACAAACCGATACTATCCGCGAATTTGCGGGCAACACCCAGCGCTTCATTGAGTTCACCGACAAGCGCCTGCTTTCGCAAATATCCGATGAAGACATGAACCGGGCCGAAGCCATGGAAGACACCTCCGACACCATGCGCAAGAAGTTCAATAAAAATGCCATGAACCGGATGGCCAGCGGTGATGTCCGACTGGAAATGATCAACATCGACATCAACAACCACTTTGAATCGATTGCCAATCACACGCTGAACATCGTTCAGGCAAGCCACTCCATGCACGAGGCCTAA